The stretch of DNA CAAAAGAAGAAACAAGCATTGCCTTTCTTATTGGGACATTAAGTGGTTTCCTTTGCGGCTTAGTTGGGTTCAGAGGGAGTTATTTCCAATGGTGGAATCCCTATTCGAAAGGTATCCTATCGTCTCTAATCGGAGTCAAATTATGGATTCCTGCTGTCATGATTGGACTTGCACTCCGGGAAATCCTCAGGGGGCCCAAAGATGAAGATGAGAAGAGAGGTTAAATGGATGTTGGCCCTTTGGGCATTAGGTGAAGGGGTATACTCATACCAGCTCGTGGGCTTTTATTACCTGCTGAGGGTTTTTAACGCTCCTCTGTCCCGTTTGTGGTTACCCCTACTGATTAACGGCCTCAGATTTACCCTCCAATCACTAATTTTACTTGGAGTTTTAAATCTGGTCTTGAAGAAAGTGCCCTCTCTCAAGCTTTACGCGCTTTATTCAACTCCCCTGGCAATTGCAGGACTCAGCAGTGCAGTGCTCCGATTAAGCCTTCCCTCAGAGATAGGGCTTAGAACTCTTTTAGAGCAACTCCTATTGCTTGTAGGGTTTATCCTTCTAGTCATTGGACTAATCAGGTACTATTCTAAAGAATTTAAAGAAAAGAAAATTAATTGCACACATTACCACACCAATCTTGGCAATAGCGGCATTTTGGATACTTATACCAATCCCACTTTGAGGTTAGATCATGAAGCGCTGGGAAAATATTTTCCATCCATTACTTCCTCCTGATGGCGTTCGCCTTTGACTTCTCACAGGAAGTAATCGCCAGAGGACATTGATTCGACGGTAACTCATCCAATTATCAGAAGGGGAAACCTCTTTATATCCTCAGCAACTCAGTCCACATTGAAGAAGCATACGTCTCATCGGGTGATAAGAATGGGGAGGGCTAATACCTTAATTTTCTCCTTTTTTCTCATTTCCATCCTCTGCACAGGTACTTACCTTCACTGGACGAATCAAAACTCCCAATTCAACTCCCTCATCGGCCAATACCCACACTTCCTCGGCGGGATTTTCACGGGGAATTCTACATACTACGAGTACTACCAGGTAAACGCCAGCGGGAAAGAGCGTTATTACCTCGTCGTCAGGGCAGAGAACAGCAAAGTGCTGAAAATCCGGGAGATTTCGTACAGCGACTACCTCGTCTACACCGGCAGAGCATTGGATATGGCGCGCTCATACGTTGCTGGAATAGTCACGGTTGATTTAAGCTCGGGAAACGTCACTCTAAAAGAAGTTCCCTTCGACGAACTCCCAAAATGGGTTCAAGGGGCCGTGAAAGTTCTGGGCGGAAAATAAAAGTGTTTCAAAACTTCACCCACTCCACCTTGTAGTACACAACGTCGTTGTCCTCGTCAACGACGGCCATCACCATGTTCTTCCTGACGCCGTGGGCAACCCTCACGCGCGCCGTTATATCATTGGGGCTAAAGCGGAGGTTCTCCGGAACCACCCAGATGAGCCACTGGGAATGCTCGTCCATCCCCCTCCTGTAAACGCGGAAGTGCGAGCCGAACTTCAGGGCAGACTTCACCGTGTACCCCCTGTCGCGCAGGTCGGTGTAAACCAGGAGCTTTATGTCGAACTGGTCGTCCTTTTTCCTGCCGAGTTCGACCAGCTCCTGGAAGGAAAGCTCTTCTTCACCGTCGAAAACCATTATCTTCCCCTTTTCCACCAGATAGGCAGCTTCTATCAGTGAAAGGAAGAGCTTCCCGTTCACGACCTCTCCGAAGTAGCGCTTGTTGTAAAACTGGTTTATAGCTTTTTCACGTTCGCTGAAGACTCTGTCCCCACTGAGCTGAAAGACTATCGGCTCCTTCAATTCCTCCCACCCCACTCCTCGACGGGAAGGAGCATGTAGTAGGCATCCTCGCCGTCGGAGTAATAGCCCATAACCCTCTTAATCCTCCTGAAGCCGAAGCGTTCGTAGAGTTTTATAGCGTTTTGGTTGCTCACCCTCACCTCGAGTCCGATCCATTTTGCACCCCTCGCCGCCAGCCTCTCTATGACCTCGGTAAGGAGGGCAGAACCTATGCCGTTGCCCCGGTACGCCGAGTCGACTGCTATGCTCATGATGTGCCCCTCGAGATCCGGCCGCAGATATGCCATGACGTAGCCGATGATCCTGCCGTTGTACTCGGCCACGAGGAACGTATCCGGGTTGTTCTCAAGGAAGACGAGAAAAACGCCACGTGGATACTGCTCCCTGAACGAGGCCCTCTCTATCCTAACGATCTCCGGCATGTCGAAGAGCTTCGCGGGTCTCACTACCACCATCGATAGGGGCAGTCGACCCCCGAATTCTCGGCTGGAGGTG from Thermococcus sp. encodes:
- the rimI gene encoding ribosomal protein S18-alanine N-acetyltransferase, yielding MSTSSREFGGRLPLSMVVVRPAKLFDMPEIVRIERASFREQYPRGVFLVFLENNPDTFLVAEYNGRIIGYVMAYLRPDLEGHIMSIAVDSAYRGNGIGSALLTEVIERLAARGAKWIGLEVRVSNQNAIKLYERFGFRRIKRVMGYYSDGEDAYYMLLPVEEWGGRN
- the endA gene encoding tRNA-intron lyase yields the protein MKEPIVFQLSGDRVFSEREKAINQFYNKRYFGEVVNGKLFLSLIEAAYLVEKGKIMVFDGEEELSFQELVELGRKKDDQFDIKLLVYTDLRDRGYTVKSALKFGSHFRVYRRGMDEHSQWLIWVVPENLRFSPNDITARVRVAHGVRKNMVMAVVDEDNDVVYYKVEWVKF